In Spirochaetota bacterium, the following are encoded in one genomic region:
- a CDS encoding homocysteine S-methyltransferase family protein yields MHALIESLLKESPVVTDGSWGTQLQKSGLARGECPDTWNLSNPDRVREVAALYVNAGSRIILTNTFGANRFVLGKFGMAEKASEINGAGVKISKEAAAGRALVFASIGPSGKMLVSGDVTEAALAEAFAEQAAALAEAGADGLVVETMMDINEAVIAVRAAKTTGLPVIASMVYDSGKSKDRTMMGNTTEQCAEALAAAGAEGIGANCGQGIEGFVPICKKLYAATGLPLWMKPNAGLPEMVNGEVVYRTGAEEFARHVPALVENGARFIGGCCGTGVEFIMEIRHAVEGKK; encoded by the coding sequence ATGCACGCGCTGATAGAGTCGTTGTTGAAAGAATCCCCGGTCGTCACCGACGGTTCGTGGGGCACACAGCTTCAGAAGAGTGGGCTCGCGCGCGGCGAATGTCCGGACACATGGAACTTGTCAAATCCCGACAGGGTGCGGGAGGTGGCGGCACTGTATGTAAATGCCGGCAGCCGGATAATCCTCACCAATACCTTCGGCGCGAACCGGTTCGTGCTGGGAAAGTTCGGGATGGCCGAAAAGGCGTCCGAGATAAACGGGGCCGGGGTCAAAATCTCGAAGGAAGCGGCCGCCGGACGCGCCCTTGTATTCGCGTCGATCGGGCCGAGCGGTAAAATGCTCGTGTCGGGCGATGTCACCGAAGCCGCGCTCGCCGAGGCATTCGCGGAGCAGGCGGCGGCGCTCGCTGAAGCCGGGGCGGACGGACTGGTGGTCGAGACGATGATGGATATCAACGAGGCCGTAATCGCCGTACGCGCGGCGAAGACCACCGGCTTGCCGGTAATCGCCAGCATGGTCTATGATTCGGGTAAGTCCAAAGACCGCACCATGATGGGGAACACCACGGAACAGTGCGCCGAGGCGCTTGCCGCCGCGGGCGCCGAAGGCATCGGCGCCAACTGCGGACAGGGCATAGAGGGATTCGTCCCCATTTGTAAAAAGCTCTACGCCGCGACGGGCCTCCCGCTCTGGATGAAGCCGAACGCCGGACTTCCGGAGATGGTGAACGGGGAAGTAGTGTACCGGACGGGCGCGGAAGAGTTCGCGCGGCATGTGCCGGCGCTCGTTGAAAACGGCGCCCGCTTTATCGGTGGGTGCTGCGGCACCGGCGTGGAATTCATAATGGAGATCAGGCACGCGGTTGAAGGAAAAAAGTAG
- a CDS encoding PAS domain S-box protein, producing the protein MKEKSRFDESGERYRLIFRNAPLGIVHFDDAGVVTDCNDVFVNIIGSSRNALVGLNMLGLPDERIVAVVKKVLVGEMGLFEGDYHSVTGGKTSTVRLIFSPIKDPDGRLTGGFGIVEDITERVRAREALEVQNAQFERANEKLQITLEELERMNEELILAQDELIRANEGLYENEQKYRALFENSPDAIFFMDERFIDCNNQACRIFAVSRDELIGRFPYEFSPELQPDGRLSRDAVEEYVEAALSGTPLSFQWRHVRGDGMQIDTEVSLARMLIRGEKRLTATVRDVTGNVEAKRRIEKSLAEKEILLKEVHHRVKNNLQVISSLLSLQSRFVRDPVDLAIFAESQNRVRSMALIHEKLYQSGDFSRIDFSGYIESMVAELRRSYGNVAGHVAFRIDVQNVHLSIKKAIPCGLIITELVSNAIKYAFPAGSSGEVRIAMHSTGPLTVLVVADNGVGFPPGLDWRKASTLGLQLVISLANQIGGAVECEFENGTSFRIEFPGK; encoded by the coding sequence TTGAAGGAAAAAAGTAGGTTCGACGAAAGCGGTGAGCGCTATCGTCTCATCTTTCGCAACGCTCCGCTTGGAATCGTTCATTTCGATGACGCCGGCGTTGTAACCGATTGCAACGACGTATTTGTGAATATCATCGGCTCGTCACGAAACGCGCTGGTCGGGCTAAATATGCTCGGCCTTCCCGATGAACGGATCGTCGCTGTGGTGAAAAAGGTCCTTGTCGGAGAGATGGGCCTTTTCGAGGGCGATTACCACTCGGTGACCGGCGGCAAGACAAGCACGGTCCGCCTTATCTTTTCGCCGATAAAGGACCCGGACGGACGGCTGACAGGCGGATTCGGTATCGTGGAAGACATCACGGAACGGGTGCGCGCGCGCGAGGCCCTCGAAGTTCAAAACGCTCAGTTTGAACGGGCCAACGAGAAGTTGCAGATCACGCTGGAAGAGCTGGAGCGAATGAACGAGGAGCTCATACTCGCCCAGGACGAGCTGATCAGGGCCAACGAGGGGCTGTATGAAAACGAACAGAAATACCGCGCGCTGTTCGAGAATTCGCCGGACGCGATATTTTTTATGGACGAGCGGTTCATCGACTGCAACAACCAGGCATGCCGAATTTTCGCCGTTTCCCGCGATGAGCTTATCGGGAGATTTCCATACGAATTCTCGCCGGAGTTGCAGCCCGACGGGCGCCTGTCCCGTGACGCCGTCGAGGAATACGTCGAGGCGGCGCTTTCCGGAACGCCCCTGAGTTTTCAGTGGCGGCATGTGCGCGGCGACGGAATGCAGATCGACACCGAGGTCTCGCTCGCCCGGATGCTAATTCGGGGGGAAAAACGGCTGACCGCAACGGTACGGGACGTCACCGGGAACGTCGAGGCGAAACGACGTATTGAAAAATCGCTCGCCGAAAAGGAGATTCTCCTTAAAGAGGTACACCACCGGGTAAAAAACAATCTGCAGGTGATCTCGAGCCTGCTGAGCCTGCAGTCCCGGTTTGTTCGCGACCCCGTTGATCTCGCGATTTTCGCCGAAAGCCAGAACCGCGTGCGCAGCATGGCGCTCATCCACGAAAAGCTGTACCAGTCGGGGGACTTCTCCCGTATCGATTTTTCCGGCTATATCGAAAGCATGGTGGCCGAACTGCGCCGGTCATACGGGAATGTTGCCGGGCATGTCGCCTTCAGGATCGACGTGCAAAATGTTCACCTTTCAATCAAGAAGGCGATTCCCTGCGGACTCATCATCACCGAGCTGGTTTCCAATGCAATCAAATACGCTTTTCCGGCCGGCAGCAGTGGTGAGGTCAGGATAGCAATGCACTCGACAGGTCCGTTGACCGTCCTTGTCGTCGCCGACAATGGAGTCGGTTTTCCGCCCGGCCTCGACTGGCGAAAAGCCTCCACGCTTGGACTTCAGCTCGTAATAAGCCTTGCCAACCAAATTGGCGGTGCCGTCGAGTGTGAATTCGAAAACGGCACCTCGTTCCGGATCGAATTCCCGGGAAAATAG
- a CDS encoding corrinoid protein, with the protein MSAELLNELRTAIVEMRFDDTEGLARRALEAGVKAVDVLNGACLPALDEVGVLFREGDYFLPDVLMSVRAYNSAYRLLLPGLKEGAYESRGRVMLGTVEGDIHEIGKNILHALLQGNGFDVVDLGVNVSPAVFLEKAKEHKPDIIGMSALLTTTMPVMKETIELFEKEGLKDSFRFIVGGSPLNQRFSDEIGADGYGEDAQSGVELVRRLLAS; encoded by the coding sequence ATGTCCGCTGAACTACTGAATGAACTGCGAACGGCAATAGTGGAGATGCGTTTCGACGACACCGAGGGCCTGGCCAGGCGTGCGCTCGAGGCGGGAGTAAAGGCGGTTGACGTGCTTAACGGCGCCTGTCTTCCGGCGCTCGACGAGGTGGGCGTCCTTTTCCGTGAAGGGGACTACTTCCTGCCCGACGTGCTCATGTCGGTGAGGGCCTATAACAGCGCCTACCGGCTGCTGCTGCCCGGGCTGAAGGAGGGCGCGTACGAATCGCGGGGCAGGGTGATGCTCGGCACCGTGGAGGGAGACATCCACGAGATCGGCAAGAACATCCTCCATGCCTTACTTCAGGGTAACGGTTTCGACGTGGTGGACCTGGGGGTCAACGTAAGCCCGGCGGTCTTTTTGGAAAAGGCGAAGGAGCACAAACCCGACATAATCGGCATGTCGGCGCTCCTCACCACCACGATGCCGGTCATGAAGGAAACGATCGAGCTCTTCGAGAAGGAGGGGTTAAAGGATTCGTTCCGCTTCATCGTCGGCGGCTCGCCGCTCAACCAGCGTTTCTCGGACGAGATCGGCGCCGACGGTTACGGCGAGGACGCCCAGTCGGGCGTGGAGCTCGTGCGGCGGCTGCTCGCCTCCTGA
- a CDS encoding MFS transporter — protein sequence MNNGGPLRQPAGKPLTMGEIILYNLAGLTFNLFDTVLYAWLPYFYIPPAGSNHTQYIPLAALGIILAGGRILDAVTDPLMGYLSDHTRSRWGRRKPYIFISNPILFLAFILVWTPPVQGESLANAIFLGAVLFFYYISYTGMLIPWFAVLPEMSAKNDERVKIASVGVAIGVLGALIGGGLSGPLMGAFGVLRMAVMLGIIGLVAGQLSLLGIHERHRPHPYEETPPFFTVMREMFADRQVLSFAVMIMFVQLTYQLMLMNVPYLTTLILGRSEGDASILMGEVILSTAASVPLWYRLLGKYPKRSLFRAIIVWMAAGFGLSFFIGRLPWFSPFVQAMIVFPLVAIPIGGMFITVLGLIADITDYDELKSGRRREAMYYGIYGIVRKTGWALCSLILVGVYSAFGYSTENPTGVRVVWLVCGLSCLVGLVAFMPFRLGDSKDETKAIMGL from the coding sequence ATGAATAACGGCGGACCGCTGCGGCAGCCTGCGGGCAAACCTCTCACCATGGGCGAAATCATACTCTATAATCTGGCGGGCCTCACGTTCAACCTGTTCGATACCGTCCTCTACGCGTGGCTGCCGTATTTCTACATTCCGCCGGCGGGGTCGAACCACACGCAGTACATTCCGCTCGCGGCGCTCGGCATTATCCTTGCCGGGGGGCGCATACTCGACGCGGTCACCGACCCGCTTATGGGCTACCTCAGCGACCACACCCGCTCGCGGTGGGGACGGCGAAAGCCCTACATCTTCATCTCGAATCCCATACTCTTTCTCGCGTTCATACTCGTCTGGACGCCCCCGGTGCAGGGAGAGAGCCTGGCCAACGCGATTTTCCTCGGGGCCGTGCTCTTTTTCTATTATATTTCGTATACGGGGATGCTCATTCCGTGGTTCGCCGTTCTGCCCGAGATGAGCGCGAAGAACGATGAGCGCGTAAAAATCGCCTCGGTCGGGGTGGCAATCGGGGTGCTCGGAGCGCTTATCGGCGGCGGCCTCTCCGGGCCGCTCATGGGCGCGTTCGGCGTGCTCAGGATGGCGGTCATGCTCGGTATCATAGGGCTTGTCGCCGGACAGCTCTCGCTTCTGGGCATACACGAGCGTCACCGGCCGCATCCCTACGAGGAGACCCCGCCGTTTTTCACCGTGATGCGCGAGATGTTCGCCGACCGGCAGGTGCTTTCGTTCGCGGTCATGATCATGTTCGTACAGCTCACCTATCAGCTCATGCTGATGAACGTACCCTATCTGACCACGCTCATCCTGGGGCGAAGCGAGGGGGACGCCTCGATACTCATGGGAGAGGTGATACTCTCGACCGCGGCCTCGGTGCCGCTCTGGTACCGGCTGCTCGGAAAATATCCCAAGCGTTCGCTCTTCAGGGCCATCATCGTATGGATGGCGGCGGGCTTCGGCCTGAGCTTCTTCATCGGAAGGCTGCCGTGGTTTTCGCCGTTCGTGCAGGCGATGATCGTTTTTCCGCTTGTTGCGATTCCGATCGGCGGAATGTTCATAACGGTGCTCGGCCTAATCGCCGACATAACCGACTACGACGAGCTGAAATCAGGGCGCAGACGAGAGGCGATGTATTACGGCATTTACGGTATCGTGCGGAAAACGGGCTGGGCGCTGTGCTCGCTCATCCTGGTGGGGGTCTATTCGGCGTTCGGGTACAGTACCGAAAATCCAACCGGCGTGCGCGTGGTCTGGCTGGTCTGCGGACTTTCATGTCTCGTGGGGCTTGTCGCCTTCATGCCATTTCGCCTGGGCGACAGTAAAGACGAAACGAAAGCGATTATGGGGCTGTAA